The Hemibagrus wyckioides isolate EC202008001 linkage group LG15, SWU_Hwy_1.0, whole genome shotgun sequence genome window below encodes:
- the LOC131365644 gene encoding uncharacterized protein LOC131365644 isoform X2: MMTISDLHPFTMPKYLAHYRVLEKEWGKQERRRQRTLKVHQKGLPPVQNRRRILMHELEEAARNDMLNDIEKVHTSSKPDKTLEWDCRHIGSCQEFVEKQREISRLMYSKAVVEQRIKDLQEWKIREDAECVDEEVFLNYMEEEINKMTMAINTAEEYKTTMKTLTEQIKEKKQEIKKMKRNIAKFQEMMDLEKECEEILWSLSPPEWQKQQEARKQIAEKIKASSQTPSRRSSLRPGRRGSVVLPPIGTTSSKVSVQSNKRKKTEKLEQGIVGNLEIYEKPQIYFTDSTQLLNIMLDMQAETNRLLEEKEKVEYLVEFGKKWQGGPVKKMKEENDQCKKQLKSLVETLSEKKETAEELEEKLECFKRRGVLQENKEVLKQVCEKIEQVYIEIPDANPGIQKASAMVTAIENFVSEALEELSKLPVKELKKMKTEYKLEKIARGKREKTLQAMMRRQQREAMREQRALQPVKKKEMFRSYLVKPLTVEERKPGNGKSKRESFSCNCVL, from the exons ATGATGACAATCTCAGACCTACACCCTTTCACCATGCCCAAGTACCTGGCACATTACAGGGTACTAGAAAAAGAGTGGGGAAAACAg GAACGGAGAAGGCAGCGCACCCTGAAAGTTCATCAGAAGGGGCTTCCACCCGTACAGAACAGGCGCAGGATTCTGATGCATGAACTCGAGGAGGCAGCGAGGAATGACATGTTAAATGATATTGAAAAAGTTCACACTTCCTCTAAGCCAGACAAGACACTTGAATGGG ACTGTCGCCACATTGGATCTTGCCAAGAGTTtgtggagaaacagagagagatatctCGACTCATG tACTCTAAGGCAGTGGTAGAACAGAGAATCAAGGATCTCCAAGAGTGGAAAATCAGAGAAGACGCAGAGTGTGTCGATGAGGAAGTCTTTCTGAATTATATGGAGgaggaaataaacaaaatgacaatGGCTATAAACAC GGCTGAAGAATACAAGACGACCATGAAGACACTAACAGAGCAGATCaaagagaaaaagcaggaaattaaGAAAATGAAGAG GAACATTGCCAAGTTCCAGGAAATGATGGACCTTGaaaaggagtgtgaggagataCTCTGGAGCCTCTCACCCCCTGAGTGGCAGAAGCAGCAGGAAGCCAGGAAGCAGATCGCTGAGAAGATCAAGGCTTCCTCCCAAACACCTAGCCGACGATCTAGCCTGC GTCCTGGAAGAAGGGGCAGTGTTGTGCTTCCCCCCATAGGGACTACCTCGTCCAAGGTCTCTGTGCAAAGCAACAAAAG GAAGAAGACTGAAAAACTGGAGCAGGGGATCGTGGGAAACCTGGAGATCTATGAG aagccTCAGATATATTTCACCGACTCTACACAGCTACTGAACATCATGTTGGACATGCAGGCTGAAACAAATCGCCTCttagaggaaaaggaaaaggtcGAGTATTTAGTGGAGTTCGGCAAGAAATGGCAGGGGGGACCGGtcaagaaaat GAAGGAGGAGAACGATCAGTGTAAAAAGCAGCTCAAGTCCCTGGTGGAAACCCTCTCTGAGAAGAAAGAGACTGCAGAAGAGCTAGAGGAGAAATTAGAGTGTTTTAAGAGGAGAGGTGTTCTTcaggaaaat AAAGAAGTTCTGAAGCAGGTGTGTGAGAAGATAGAGCAGGTGTACATCGAGATACCGGATGCTAACCCGGGCATTCAGAAGGCAAGCGCGATGGTCACCGCCATTGAGAATTTTGTGTCTGAAGCGTTGGAGGAGCTCAGTAAGCTTCCAGTGAAGGAGCTGAAAAAGATGAAGACGGAGTACAAACTGGAGAAGATCGCCAG GGGCAAAAGAGAGAAAACCCTGCAGGCGATGATGAGGAGACAGCAGCGAGAAGCAATGAGGGAACAGCGGGCTCTGCAACCT gtgaaaaagaaagaaatgtttcgGTCCTACCTGGTGAAGCCGCTCACAGTGGAAGAGAGGAAACCAGGAAATGggaagagcaagagagagagctttTCATGTAACTGTGTTCTGTAA
- the LOC131365644 gene encoding nexilin-like isoform X1 — MMTISDLHPFTMPKYLAHYRVLEKEWGKQERRRQRTLKVHQKGLPPVQNRRRILMHELEEAARNDMLNDIEKVHTSSKPDKTLEWDCRHIGSCQEFVEKQREISRLMYSKAVVEQRIKDLQEWKIREDAECVDEEVFLNYMEEEINKMTMAINTAEEYKTTMKTLTEQIKEKKQEIKKMKRNIAKFQEMMDLEKECEEILWSLSPPEWQKQQEARKQIAEKIKASSQTPSRRSSLRPGRRGSVVLPPIGTTSSKVSVQSNKSRKKTEKLEQGIVGNLEIYEKPQIYFTDSTQLLNIMLDMQAETNRLLEEKEKVEYLVEFGKKWQGGPVKKMKEENDQCKKQLKSLVETLSEKKETAEELEEKLECFKRRGVLQENKEVLKQVCEKIEQVYIEIPDANPGIQKASAMVTAIENFVSEALEELSKLPVKELKKMKTEYKLEKIARGKREKTLQAMMRRQQREAMREQRALQPVKKKEMFRSYLVKPLTVEERKPGNGKSKRESFSCNCVL; from the exons ATGATGACAATCTCAGACCTACACCCTTTCACCATGCCCAAGTACCTGGCACATTACAGGGTACTAGAAAAAGAGTGGGGAAAACAg GAACGGAGAAGGCAGCGCACCCTGAAAGTTCATCAGAAGGGGCTTCCACCCGTACAGAACAGGCGCAGGATTCTGATGCATGAACTCGAGGAGGCAGCGAGGAATGACATGTTAAATGATATTGAAAAAGTTCACACTTCCTCTAAGCCAGACAAGACACTTGAATGGG ACTGTCGCCACATTGGATCTTGCCAAGAGTTtgtggagaaacagagagagatatctCGACTCATG tACTCTAAGGCAGTGGTAGAACAGAGAATCAAGGATCTCCAAGAGTGGAAAATCAGAGAAGACGCAGAGTGTGTCGATGAGGAAGTCTTTCTGAATTATATGGAGgaggaaataaacaaaatgacaatGGCTATAAACAC GGCTGAAGAATACAAGACGACCATGAAGACACTAACAGAGCAGATCaaagagaaaaagcaggaaattaaGAAAATGAAGAG GAACATTGCCAAGTTCCAGGAAATGATGGACCTTGaaaaggagtgtgaggagataCTCTGGAGCCTCTCACCCCCTGAGTGGCAGAAGCAGCAGGAAGCCAGGAAGCAGATCGCTGAGAAGATCAAGGCTTCCTCCCAAACACCTAGCCGACGATCTAGCCTGC GTCCTGGAAGAAGGGGCAGTGTTGTGCTTCCCCCCATAGGGACTACCTCGTCCAAGGTCTCTGTGCAAAGCAACAAAAG CAGGAAGAAGACTGAAAAACTGGAGCAGGGGATCGTGGGAAACCTGGAGATCTATGAG aagccTCAGATATATTTCACCGACTCTACACAGCTACTGAACATCATGTTGGACATGCAGGCTGAAACAAATCGCCTCttagaggaaaaggaaaaggtcGAGTATTTAGTGGAGTTCGGCAAGAAATGGCAGGGGGGACCGGtcaagaaaat GAAGGAGGAGAACGATCAGTGTAAAAAGCAGCTCAAGTCCCTGGTGGAAACCCTCTCTGAGAAGAAAGAGACTGCAGAAGAGCTAGAGGAGAAATTAGAGTGTTTTAAGAGGAGAGGTGTTCTTcaggaaaat AAAGAAGTTCTGAAGCAGGTGTGTGAGAAGATAGAGCAGGTGTACATCGAGATACCGGATGCTAACCCGGGCATTCAGAAGGCAAGCGCGATGGTCACCGCCATTGAGAATTTTGTGTCTGAAGCGTTGGAGGAGCTCAGTAAGCTTCCAGTGAAGGAGCTGAAAAAGATGAAGACGGAGTACAAACTGGAGAAGATCGCCAG GGGCAAAAGAGAGAAAACCCTGCAGGCGATGATGAGGAGACAGCAGCGAGAAGCAATGAGGGAACAGCGGGCTCTGCAACCT gtgaaaaagaaagaaatgtttcgGTCCTACCTGGTGAAGCCGCTCACAGTGGAAGAGAGGAAACCAGGAAATGggaagagcaagagagagagctttTCATGTAACTGTGTTCTGTAA